Genomic window (Pseudomonadota bacterium):
CAACAGGCCCAGAGTGTGTCGGCGGTGTTTGTCCATGGTCGCAGTCCTCATCCGGTCTTGGCCGGTGGCCAAGCCGACCAGCGCAGGGTGTTGTGGTCGAGGGTGTTGACCACATCGCGGTTGCCGCGGTTCAGCGGTACAATGTCAAAAAACCCACGCTGTGGACGTTGTACGCCGGCCGAATCCTCGCCATCGGGCGCTGGTGTGCACAGCGTGGGAAGACACGGTTGCGTGTCGGCTGTGCTCTCGTTCTCTCGCACCTGGCGACCGGAGCCCGTTGATGTCGGTTAATGTCATTTACAGTACACAGGCCATCTCGAAGGGTGGGCGCAACCGCTCGGTTGAAACCGTGGACGGTAGCTTTTTCTCGGCGGTGTCCGTGCCGCGGGAAATCGGCGGCGATGACGCCCCGGGGGTGAACGCCGAGCAGCTCTTCGCCAGCGGCTACGCCGCGTGCTTCCACGGCACCATGAAGTTCATCACCACCCAGTTCGCCCACCTCACGGTGTCGGACGCGGCGTCGGTCACGGCCACGGTCGGGGTCGGGCCACGCGAACAGGGCGGCTTCGGCCTGCAAGTGGACTTGCGCGTCGCGCTGCCGGACCTCGACGCGTCGTCGGCCGACGAACTGGTGCGGCGCACCCACGAGGTGTGCCCCTACTCGAATGCTATCCGCGACAACGTCGAGGTCAACGTCATCGTCGACGCCGGCGCCGCGTTGATCGCGTAGGAGGTCGCTGGCAGGCAGCCACCGGGATACGGCCGACGCGCTGCAACCCAGTTGACTCGGTACGGGCGGCTGCGTCGGACCGGCTCGGACAGCGTTGTCTGGTCAGCCAGTCCCCATCCGCAGGCGCTTGCCCATGGCGCTCGCGAGTGGCGTGTCGAACAGCGCGTCGATGGCGCAGGGCAGGCGCTGACGCCAATTCGGGTGCTGATCAATCGTGCCGGGCAGGTTGACCTGCTCGGTCATGCCCAACAGGTCCTCGAGCGGAATCACCATCAGCGAGCCCGTGCTCGCGGTCAGGTAGCCCTGCACCGCACACAGCAACTGCGGTGTCGCCACCGGGTCATCCGGGTCAATGCTGTGGTCGTGTGGCAGCGTGCCGGCGTCGATCAGCGCGTCCAGCAGCCGGTGGCGGTCAGCCTGCCGCTGCGCGCGGGCACGCTCGGCGTCGTCTGCACCGGGAAACAGGCCCGTGGCCGCCATCCAGTCGATTTCACGGCCCTGCCACCAGCCCGCAACTGTTGGCAGGTCATGGGTTGACGCGGTGACCAGCGCGCGCCCGGGGTAGGCGTCGGGCCGCTTGAACAGGCCGCTCGGCCAGCGTTCGAAGTAGAGCACGCGGTAGGCGAGCAGACCGGCGTCGTCGAGACGGGCCTCGAAGCCCTCCGGCACCGTGCCGAGCGCTTCACCGACGATCACGCAGCGGGCGCGGCGCGACTCCAGGGCGACCAGGCGCAACAGGTCCTCGAGCGGTTGCCGCACATAGCAGCCGGCGGTCGCCGGCTCGCCATCGAGCACCCAGAACTGCCGCATCAGGCCGAGCACGTGGTCGATCCGCAGCGTGCCCGCGAGGTGCGCGTTCTCGCGCAGCGCGCGCACGAACGGCTCGTAGGCACGTTCGACCAGGGTCACCGGGTTGAGGGGTGTCAGGCCCCAGGACTGGCCGGCCGGGCTCAGTTGGTCCGGCGGTGCACCGACCGACACGCCCGCGGTGAAGGCCGCGCGGTCTGCCCAGACTTCAGCGCCGCCGGCGTCGCAGCCGACGGCGAGGTCAAGGTACAAGCCCATCGACAGGCCCACCCGACTGCACACGTTGGTCGCCTCGCGCAGCTGCTCCTCGGCTACCCAGTGCAGGTAGCACTGAAACTGCACGGCGTCTGCCCGGTCGCGGGCGAAGCCCTGGCTGCCGGGGGCCTCGGGCGTTTCGAATCCCGCCGGCCAGCTCTGCCAGCCGCAGCGGTTCGGGTCGTCGCGGTAGAAGTGGTCGAACAGCGCATCGAACAGCGCCTGGTGCGCCAGCGCCTGGCCGCGCTCGTCGCAGAAGGCGGAAAACGCCTGTGCGCGCGGGCTGTCGACAGCGAGGTCGTGGTCGACGAAGTGCGCGAACAGTTGCGTGAGCACCCGGTGCTTCAACGCCCACACCGCGTGGTACTCGATGTGTTCGGTGGCGCGGGCAGACGCCAGTTGGGCCTGAAACGCGGGTGAGGCGACCGTGTCCTGGGCCGCCACGCAGGCGTCGAAATCCGGCACGGCCGTGACATCGATGTAGCTGAGGTTCAAAAAGCCCCGGTTGCTCGGCGAGTAGGGACTGATGTGGTGTGCGTGGCCCGTGTAGGTGGCGTGCAACGGGTTGAGCCCGAGCGTGGTCGCGCCCTGGCGTGCCGCGGCTTGCGCCAGTTCGATCAGGTCGCTGAAATCCCCCATGCCCCAGTTTCGCGCGCTTTGCAGGGCGTAGAGCTGGGCGGCGAAACCGAAGTGCCGCTTGCCAAGCGGGTGGTCGGACACCGGGTGGCAGGTGGCCGGGGCCACGATCAGACGGCAGGCCGCGGCGGTGGTGTCCTGGCCGATTTGCGTGACGCGCAGGTCGTGGTAGCCCTGTGGCAGGTAGGCGGGCAGCGGCAGGCGGTAACGTGCAAGCGCGGCCCCATCGACCGTGCACCGCTCACCCACCGCCAGCTGAGCAAGGCGCAGTTCACCGCGTTGGCGCAAACTGTCTTCCTGCTCGATCCGCCAGTGCACGACCGTGTCGGGCGCGTCGCTCGGGGCCACGAGGTCGATCGCGTGGTCGCGCTGTTCCTCGGGCAACACCGCGACGGGCGGCAGGGCGCGACGCCAGTTGCGCAAGCTGTGGGCGTCCAGGCTGCGTGCGACGGCGTCGTCGTCGTCGACGTCGAATCCCATGCACCCGAGCAGGCGCCTGCAGGTGTCCTCGCTGACGGCGTGGTGGTTGCCGTAGATGTCGAAGTACCCGCGCTCGATACCGACGGCGTCGCTGAGGGTCCAGAGGGCCGTCATCGGGTGGTGTCGCCGTGCAGACGGTAGACGGCCACCGACCGGCCGGGCAGCGGTACCGCGCCGTCGGTGACCGCGGCGCTCGCCGGCTCGCGCCAGTGCGCCGAATCGGTGTGCAGCACGCAGAGCCACCGACCGGTGTGCACCGGCAAGTGCCAGCGGGTCGTGGCGTCACCGCCGTTGATCAGCACCAGCAGCGGCTGTGGTGCGCGCTGGCCAGTCGCGTCAGCGTCCGCGTCGCCTGCCAGCAAGAGGCCCACGGCGACCCCCTCGTGCCAGGCGTCGGGCGCCATGGCCTCGCCGTTCGGTGCGAACCAGCTCACATCGGGCAACGCCGCGTCCGGGTGTGTCTCGCCGTGCAGGAACCGCCGTTGAGACAAACTCGGGTGCGCCCGACGCAACGCGATCAGGCGGCGGGTGAACGAGAGCATGTCGGTGTCTTCGCTGTGCCAGTTGCGCCAGGTGACACCGTTGTCCTGGCAGTACGCGTTGTTGTTGCCGCTCTGGCTGTGCCCGACCTCGTCACCGGCGAGCAGCATCGGCGTGCCCTGCGCCAGGAACACCGTCGCCAACAGGTTGCGGCGGTGCTGCGCGCGCGCGGCGAGGATCATCGGGTCGTCTGTCGGCCCTTCACAGCCGTGGTTGATGCTGTAGTTCGCGTCGTGGCCGTCGCGGTTCTCTTCGCCGTTCGCATCGTTGTGCTTGTGGTGATAGCTGACGAGGTCGGTGAGCGTGAACCCGTCGTGCGCCGCGACGAAATTGATGCTGGCGGAGGGCAACCGGCGGCCGTGGTCGAAATTGCCGGCCGAGCCGAGCAAGCGGTCGGCGAGCTCGCGCATGACCGTCCGGTCGCCACTCCAGTAGCGTCGAGCGCAGTCGCGAAAGCGGTCGTTCCACTCGGCAAACGGGGGCGGGTAATGGCCGAGCTGGTAGCCGCCCGGGCCGATGTCCCACGGCTCGGCGATGAGTTTGCGGGTCGAGAGCACCGGGTCCTGTCGAATGGCGTCGAAGAAACCGCCGTTCGGGTCGAACCCGTTTGCCTCGCGGCCGAGCACGGTGGCGAGGTCGAACCGGAAACCGTCCACCTGCATGTCCTCGGCCCAGTAGCGCAGGCTGTCCAGGATCAAGCGGAGCACGTGCGGGTTGGCCGTGTTCAGGGTGTTGCCGCAACCGGTGTCGTTGATGTAATACCGCGGGTTGTCCGGCAGCAGGCGATAGTAGCTCGCGTTGTCGACGCCGCGGAAACTCAGCGTCGGTCCGAGTTCGTTGCCCTCGCAGGTGTGGTTGTAGACCACGTCCAGGATCACCTCGATGCCGGCGTCGTGCAGGCGCGCGACAGCGCGCTTGACGTCGTGCAAACCGTGGGTGCCGAGGTAGCGTTGGGCCGGCGCGAAGAAATTCAGCGTGCTGTAACCCCAGTAGTTCACCAGGCCCTTCTGCACGAGGAAGCGGTCGTCGACGAAGGCGTGCACCGGCAACAACTCGACCGCGGTGACGCCAAGTGAGGTCAAGTAGTCGATCACCTGGCGGTCCGCGAGGCCGGCGAAGCGTCCGCGGTCGGTCTCCGAGATCGCCGGGTGGCACATGGTGAACCCGCGCAGGTGCATCTCGTAGATGCTGGTGTCCTGCCAGGGCGTGTCGGGCCTGCGGTGTGCGCCCCAGTGGTAGCTCGGGTCGATGACGACGCCCTTCGGCACACCGGCCTGCGAATCCTGGCGATCGAAGCTGAGGTCGGCCTGCGCGCTGTTGGCGCGGTAGCCGAGTTGCGTATTCGACCAGCGCACGTCGCCGAACAGCTGTTTGGCGTATGGGTCGACGAGCAGCTTGTGCGGGTTGAATCGGTGACCCTGCTCGGGCGCGTAGGGGCCGTGCACGCGGTAGCCGTAGAGCAGCCCCGGCTGGGCGTCGGGCAGGTAGCCGTGCCAGACGTGGCCGTCGTTGTCGGGCAATGTCAGGCGGGCGATTTCGCGGCGGCCTCGGTCATCGAAAAGACACAGTTCGACCCGGTCGGCGTGCGCCGAGAACAGAGCGAAGTTCACACCCGTGCCGTCCCAGCTCGCGCCGAGCGGCCACGGTCGCCCACGCAGCAGCCGCGGCTGCGACAGAGCGCGGGCCGCGCCGAAGTGGGCGCGCGCGAGGTCGGGTACGCGGGACACGCGGGCGTCGCCTCAGTGCGGTACGGGGTCGCCCCAGCGCCGAAAACGGGCCTGGGGGGCCCGCGGGGGCTTGGGTGTGTTCGAAGGGGTCATCGCGTCGTTTCGGGCGTCAGCACGACCGTGGCCAGGGGAGGCAAGGTGAGTTGCAAGGAGTACGCCCGGCCGTGGGCGCCGACGGCGTCGGCCTCGCAGGCGCCGGCGTTGCCCATGTCGCTGCCGCCATAGCATGCCGCGTCTGTGTTCACCCGTTCCGTCCAGCGGCCGCCGACCGGCACGCCGAGCCGGTAGCCGTGGCGCGGTGTCGGCGTGAAGTTGCAGGCCACGAGTGCCCACCCCCCCTCGCCGTCGTGGCGCAGGTAGCTCAGGGTCGAGTGCGCCGCGTCGTCGGCGTCCAGCCAGTGAAAGGCGTCGTGGCCGCGGTCGTCGCGGTGCAGGGCCGGCGTCGAGCGGTACAGGTGGTTGAGGTCGGTGATCAGGCGGTGCACACCTTGGTGGTCGCCGTGCTCGAGCAGGTGCCAGTCGAGGCTGGCGTCGTGGTTCCATTCGGCCTGCTGGGCAAATTCGCCGCCCATGAACAGCAGCTTCTTGCCGGGTTGGGTCCACATGAAGCCGAAATACGCGCGCAGGTTGGCGAACTGTTGCCAGCGGTCTCCGGGCATCTTGCCGAGCAGCGAGCCCTTGCCGTGCACGACTTCGTCGTGCGACAGCGGCAGGATGAAATTCTCGCTGAACGCGTACACCAGCCCGAAGGTCAGCTCGTTGTGGTGGTGCGCGCGGTGGATCGGGTCGCGCGCGATGTAGCGCAGCGTGTCGTTCATCCACCCCATGTTCCACTTGTAGCCGAAACCGAGTCCGCCGTCGTGGGCTGCTCGGGTCACGCCGGGCCAACTGGTCGATTCCTCTGCGACCGTCATGACGCCAGCGTGTGCGCCGTAGACCTCGCGGTTGACCCGCTGGAGAAAGCCCACCGCCTCAAGGTTCTCGCGGCCCCCGTGCGCGTTCGGTTGCCACTCACCGGGTTCGCGTGAGTAGTCGAGGTAGAGCATCGACGCCACGGCGTCCACGCGCAGGCCGTCGAGGTGGTAGTGCTCGAGCCAGTGGTTGGCGTTGGCGGCGAGGAAGTTGGCGACCTCGGTTCGGCCGTAGTTGTAAATCAGGGTGTTCCAATCCGGGTGGAAGCCGCGCTGCGGGTCGGCGTGCTCGTAGAGTGCGGTGCCGTCGAACTGGCCCAGGCCATGCGGGTCGGTCGGGAAGTGGCCCGGCACCCAGTCGAGCAGTACGCCGATGTCGGCGGCGTGGCAACGGTCGACGAAGTAGCAGAAGTCCGCGGGGGTGCCGAAGCGGCTGCTGACCGCGAACAAACCGGTAGGCTGGTAGCCCCAGGAACCGTCGAAGGGGTACTCACTGACGGGCATGAGCTGCACGTGCGTGAAGCCCATGGCCTGCACGTAGGGGACGAGCTGGTCGGCGAGTTCGCGGAAATTCAGAGGGCGGTTGCCGTCCTCGGGCACACGGCGCCAGGAGCCGGGGTGTATCTCGTAGACGCTGATCGCCGCGCCCGTCGCCTGGGCGGCGCCGCGGTCGGCGAGCCAGGCGGCGTCGCGCCAGTGAAACGGCGTCGGGTCGGCCACCACCGACGCGGTGGCGGGCCGAAATTCCGCCTGGCGCGCACACGGGTCGGCCTTGGCGGGCAGGGTGCGGCCGTCCGCCGCGGTGAGCTGGAACTTGTAGCGCGCGCCCACGGTGGCCTGCGGCACGAACAACTCCCAGACGCCACTGGCGCCGCGGTGGCGCATGGGATGCGCCGTCGCACTCCAGCCGTTGAAGTCGCCGACCACCGCTGCGTGGCGGGCGTTTGGTGCCCAGACGGCAAAGCGCACGCCGTCGACACCGTCCATGGCCGTCGGGTGGGCGCCCAACACATCGCCGAGTGCACCGTGGGTGCCCTCGGACAGCAGATGCAGGTCGAGTTCACCGAGGCCGGGTCTGAAACGCCACGGGTCGGTGATGTGTTGCGGCGCACTGTGTGGCCAGTGCACGCGCCAGCTGTATTGCAAGCCTGGTGGAGCACTGCTGAGCGCAGCTTCGAACAGGCCGCTGTCGTGCAGTCGGGTGGCCTGGGCCAACGGCTGCGTGTGTGCACTGCCGAGCAACTCGACACGCTCGGCGCCCGGCATCAGGGTGCGGATCGCCCAGCCTGCCTCGGTCGCGTGGCAGCCGAGCCAACTGAACGGGTCGGCGTGGCGCCCCTGCGCCAGGGCGTCGATGTCTGACTGGTCAGCGCGGTTCACGGCGGCGAGAGTCCTGTCCGGATCGGTGGACTCTAGTGTACTTCACGGCTTCGGCGGTCGCGGCCAGACGGCCGCCACGCCCGGCCTCAGCTCGCGATGCGGTCGGGCAGTGCGCTGCGGGCGTCGACCCGGTCGAGGTGCCAGATACCGCGCACGTAGTCCTCGATCGAGCGGTCCGAGTTGAACTTTCCGGTCAGTGCGGTGTTGAGGATCGCCATGCGCGCCCAGCGTTTGCGGTCTCTGAAGGCGGTGTCGACGGCTTCGTGCGCCTTCACGTAGCTCTCGTAGTCCGCGAGGCAGAGGTAGGGGTCACCGGCATCGAGTAGGCTGTGTCGGATCGACGCAAGCGCGCCGGGGTTGTCAGGACAGAAGAAATCGCCGCCGAGCCAGTCGAGCACCGCGCGCAACTCCGCGTTGGCATGGTAGTGGTGCCAGGGGTTGTACCCCTTGGCATTCAGGGCCTTCACCTCGTTGACCGTCAGGCCGAAGATGAAGATGTTGTCAGCGCTGACTTCCTCTGCGATCTCGATGTTTGCGCCGTCGAGCGTGCCGACGGTCACGGCGCCGTTCATCGCCAGCTTCATGTTGCCGGTGCCCGAAGCCTCCTTGCCGGCTGTCGAGATCTGCTCGGACACGTCGGCAGCCGGGATCATCTTCTCGGCGAGGCTGACCCGGTAGTTCGGCAGGAACACCACTTTCAATTTGTCGCCCACACGCTCGTCCTGGTTGATGCGTTCGGCAACCCGGTTGATGGCGTAGATGATGTCTTTGGCCAGGCGGTAGCCCGGCGCGGCCTTGGCGCCGAACAGGAACACCCGCGGGTGGATGTCGTGGTCCGGGTTCGCGAGGATCCGGTGGTAGAGCGTGAGGATGTGCAGCAGGTTCAGGTGCTGGCGCTTGTACTCGTGCAGCCGCTTGATCTGGACGTCGAAGAGTGCCGTCGGGTTCACCTCCACGCCGGTGCTCTCGCGAATCACGTCGCACAAAGCGCGCTTGTTCTGCTGCTTGATCTCGAGAAAGCGGCGCTGAAACAGCGGGTCGTCGGCGTGGTCCTCGAGCGTGCGCAGCAGGCCGAGGTCGGTTGGCCAGCCGTCTCCGACGGTCTGGTCGAGCAGGTCGGCCAGTTGCGGATTGCAGGCCTTCAGCCAGCGTCGCGGCGTAACCCCGTTGGTGACGTTGGTCAGCTTTTCCGGCCAGAGCGCGTGAAACTCCGGGAACAGGTCGCTCTTGATCAATTCCGAGTGAATCGCCGCAACCCCGTTGACCTTGAACGCGGAAATCACGCAGAGGTTACCCATGCGCACCTTGCGTTCGTGGCCTTCTTCGATCACCGACAACTTGCGCTTCATGCTGTCGTCGCCCGGCCAACGCGCGTCGACGTCGCGGCTGAGGAACGCCTCGTTGATCTGGTAGAGCAGCTGCAGGTGGCGCGGCATGACGCGCTCGAACAGACGCACCGGCCAGGTCTCGAGGGCCTCGGGCAGCAGCGTGTGGTTGGTGTAGGCAAACACGCGGCGCACGATCGAAAAGGCGTGGTCGAAGTCGAGCGACTCGTCGTCGACCAGAATACGCAGCAGCTCGAGGATCGCGACGGTCGGGTGTGTGTCGTTGAGTTGGATGACGGCTTGCTCGGGCAGCTCGTCCCAGTCATCGTGTGTGCGCCGGAACCGCCGAAGGATGTCCTTGACCGAGCAGGCGCTGAAGAAGTACTGCTGAATCAGTCGCAGTTCCTTGCCGGCCTCGGTTTCGTCGTTCGGGTAGAGCACCTTGGACACCGTGCTCGCGCGGGTCTGCTCAGCCTGGGCGTCGGCGTATGCGCCGGCGTTGAAGGCGTCCCAATCGAAGTGCTGCGACGCGCGGCTCTCCCAGAGGCGCAACACGTTCACGGTCTTGCCGCCGTAACCTACCACCGGGACGTCCCAGGGCACGCCGCGAATCACGAGGCCGGGGTGCCACACCTTGTGCGGGCGACCGAGGTCGTCGTGTTCGATGGCCACGTGGCCGTAGAGCGGGATCTCCTGTACCGACTCCGGGCGACAGACCTCCCACGGGTTGCCGTACTCGCGCCACTCGTCCGGGCGCTCGATCTGGACGCCGCGGTGGAACTCCTGGCGAAACAGGCCGTGCTCGTAATGGATGCCGTAGCCGATCGCCGGGTAGTCGAGCGTCGCGAGCGAATCGAGGTAGCACGCGGCGAGCCGGCCCAGGCCGCCGTTGCCCAAGGCCATGTCCGGCTCCTCTTCGAGGATCGCGTCGAGGTCGTGACCGCAGGCCGCCAGTGCGTCGCGCGCGGTGTCGAAGAGGTGCAGGTTGTGCAGGTTGTTCGACAACAGTCGACCCATGAGGAATTCGAGCGAGAGGTAGTTGACCGCCCGCGTGTCGAGGGTGCGGTGCCGTTGGTGGGTGGCACGCAGACCGTCGAACACCAGCTCGTTGACGGCCATGCAGGTCGCGGTCCACCAGGCACGGTAGTTCGCCGTGTCGGCGTCGGCGCCGAGGGTGTGGTCGAGGTGTCGCTGGATACGCTGTTTGAGTGCGTCGACTGTGGGTGCGTCTTGCTCTTGGTGTTGGCCTGTGGACACCATCAATTCCTACGTGTGAAACAGGAGTAGCGTCAGCCGCTGGGGAAGGCTGGGTTGCACGGGGAGTTGCAAGAGCCGAGCCGCCCGACCGGTGCCTGCCACGCGGGCGCGCGTGACGACTCCGAGAGTTTAGTTGGCCTCCGTGGACCCGGCGCCGCTCCTCAGCGCGACTCGGCGGTTTTCAGCCGGGTGAGGCAGCGGCTTTCGATGTCGGTCAGTTCGCTTTCGGCGCGGTCGATGTCGAGGCGCTGCTGCTGAAGTAGCACCCGGGTATCCGAAAGCCGCCCCAACATGGCGCGCAGCTGCGCGGCTTCGCCCTCTTCGGAGTCGTACAGGCTGATCAACTCCCAGGTGTCCTCGAGCGACCAACCGAGGCGGCGTCCGCGCAACAACAAGCGCAGGTGGGTGCGGTCGCGGCGGGAGTAGACGCGCTTCCTGCCGTCTCGGCTCGGGTTGAGGTAGCCCTTCTCCTCGTAGAACCGGATGGTCCGGGTGGTCACATCGAATTCGCGCGCCAGCTCGGAGATGGAATGGGTGGGTTCGGTGGTGTTGGTCATTCGGGAGCACAGCCTCGCACGTCCGGCCCACTATACGGCTTGATTGACGTTACGTAAACGGAAGTTGTTGGCGCGTCTGGTGCGTGTCACAGGGTGCGGTTTGACTGCGCTCGGGTGCTGATTCCCTGCGGCTGTGTCCGGTTTGGCTCAACCTGCAGCGGGGGGTGGCCGATACCCATCTCACCACAGTGTCAGTTGGAGTGCCGTCATGGGTGCACCGAGTGCGCGCGCCACCAAACGCGTTCGCCCCAAGATCCCGGCCGCGACCTTTCGTCCCGGTATCAGCAAGCTGTACGAAGAGCGGGAACACCCCGAGGACAACCCCGAGGCGGCACTTGACCGCTGGTCGAAGGTCGGTGGCGGCGCGCAAACCACGTTCAAGCCGCACATCGGTGAGGTCTACCGGGAGCTCGAAGAGTCCGGTGCCTTGCGTGTGGACAGCATCGAGTCGCGCGTGCGCTGGGAACAGATCGAGGGCAACAACGCCAAGAACGGCGCCGACAAAGGCGGTGAGAGCGGGTCCGTCATCGCGTCGGTCGTCTCGGCGGTCAAAGCCTGGGCCAACAAGAAAAGCTAGGCCGCCAGTTTCTAGCCCGCGGCGTCCCAGCACACGGGCACCGACAACGGTCCGCGGAACGCCCAGCCACCGAACGGGGTGGCGGCGTCGGGCTGCACCCGCAGGTTCGGGAGCCGGGCGAACACGCGCGGCAACACCACCTCCGCGATCAAGCACCGTGACACCCACGCGCCCGCGCAGAAATGCGGGCCGGCACCGAAACTCACCGTGTTGCGGTGGTTTCGGGTTACATCGAAGGTGTCCGCCGCCTCGAACACGGCTTCGTCGCGGTTGGCCGACCCGAACATGAAGAACACGAGGCCGTCCGGGTTCAGGTCGACCCCGCGCAGCGTGCACGGCTGCGCCAGCCGCCGGGGAGACATGCCGATCGGCGACACCCAGCGGGCGTACTCCTCAAACGCATTCAGCCAGCTGGCGGCGCCGTCGCGCACCGCAGCGAGCTGCTCCGGGTGCCGCAGCAACGCCCAGACGGTGCCTGCAATGGCGTCCCGCGGTTCGTTCTGCCCGCCGGAGATCGCAAGTTTGATGTTGGCGTCGATCTGTGCGTCGCTGAGGCCGGCCTGCAGTTGCATCGAGAGCATCGAGTGGTCGGGCGCATCCTGTAGCGCCTGTTGCCGTTCGGCGATGTGCTCGGTGATGGACGCGGTGCAGTCGTGGCAGTGCGCTTCGACGTCGGGGTCGTTGCTGTAGTTTGCGCAGCCGTCGATCAT
Coding sequences:
- a CDS encoding MerR family transcriptional regulator — encoded protein: MTNTTEPTHSISELAREFDVTTRTIRFYEEKGYLNPSRDGRKRVYSRRDRTHLRLLLRGRRLGWSLEDTWELISLYDSEEGEAAQLRAMLGRLSDTRVLLQQQRLDIDRAESELTDIESRCLTRLKTAESR
- the malQ gene encoding 4-alpha-glucanotransferase, giving the protein MTALWTLSDAVGIERGYFDIYGNHHAVSEDTCRRLLGCMGFDVDDDDAVARSLDAHSLRNWRRALPPVAVLPEEQRDHAIDLVAPSDAPDTVVHWRIEQEDSLRQRGELRLAQLAVGERCTVDGAALARYRLPLPAYLPQGYHDLRVTQIGQDTTAAACRLIVAPATCHPVSDHPLGKRHFGFAAQLYALQSARNWGMGDFSDLIELAQAAARQGATTLGLNPLHATYTGHAHHISPYSPSNRGFLNLSYIDVTAVPDFDACVAAQDTVASPAFQAQLASARATEHIEYHAVWALKHRVLTQLFAHFVDHDLAVDSPRAQAFSAFCDERGQALAHQALFDALFDHFYRDDPNRCGWQSWPAGFETPEAPGSQGFARDRADAVQFQCYLHWVAEEQLREATNVCSRVGLSMGLYLDLAVGCDAGGAEVWADRAAFTAGVSVGAPPDQLSPAGQSWGLTPLNPVTLVERAYEPFVRALRENAHLAGTLRIDHVLGLMRQFWVLDGEPATAGCYVRQPLEDLLRLVALESRRARCVIVGEALGTVPEGFEARLDDAGLLAYRVLYFERWPSGLFKRPDAYPGRALVTASTHDLPTVAGWWQGREIDWMAATGLFPGADDAERARAQRQADRHRLLDALIDAGTLPHDHSIDPDDPVATPQLLCAVQGYLTASTGSLMVIPLEDLLGMTEQVNLPGTIDQHPNWRQRLPCAIDALFDTPLASAMGKRLRMGTG
- the glgB gene encoding 1,4-alpha-glucan branching protein GlgB, translating into MNRADQSDIDALAQGRHADPFSWLGCHATEAGWAIRTLMPGAERVELLGSAHTQPLAQATRLHDSGLFEAALSSAPPGLQYSWRVHWPHSAPQHITDPWRFRPGLGELDLHLLSEGTHGALGDVLGAHPTAMDGVDGVRFAVWAPNARHAAVVGDFNGWSATAHPMRHRGASGVWELFVPQATVGARYKFQLTAADGRTLPAKADPCARQAEFRPATASVVADPTPFHWRDAAWLADRGAAQATGAAISVYEIHPGSWRRVPEDGNRPLNFRELADQLVPYVQAMGFTHVQLMPVSEYPFDGSWGYQPTGLFAVSSRFGTPADFCYFVDRCHAADIGVLLDWVPGHFPTDPHGLGQFDGTALYEHADPQRGFHPDWNTLIYNYGRTEVANFLAANANHWLEHYHLDGLRVDAVASMLYLDYSREPGEWQPNAHGGRENLEAVGFLQRVNREVYGAHAGVMTVAEESTSWPGVTRAAHDGGLGFGYKWNMGWMNDTLRYIARDPIHRAHHHNELTFGLVYAFSENFILPLSHDEVVHGKGSLLGKMPGDRWQQFANLRAYFGFMWTQPGKKLLFMGGEFAQQAEWNHDASLDWHLLEHGDHQGVHRLITDLNHLYRSTPALHRDDRGHDAFHWLDADDAAHSTLSYLRHDGEGGWALVACNFTPTPRHGYRLGVPVGGRWTERVNTDAACYGGSDMGNAGACEADAVGAHGRAYSLQLTLPPLATVVLTPETTR
- a CDS encoding cytochrome P450; its protein translation is MTTVDIDVDAFWHDPYPQLAALRHDAPVAWVPQLRATLLTRHADVVENEKRVEVFSSSMPNGLMTRLMGENLMRKDGDAHFSERRAIMPALSVKAVRTVWRAQFAALTDAILDALVPCGACELVQDLAMPVSAEALKAVTGLANMSAAEMDRVSQGMIDGCANYSNDPDVEAHCHDCTASITEHIAERQQALQDAPDHSMLSMQLQAGLSDAQIDANIKLAISGGQNEPRDAIAGTVWALLRHPEQLAAVRDGAASWLNAFEEYARWVSPIGMSPRRLAQPCTLRGVDLNPDGLVFFMFGSANRDEAVFEAADTFDVTRNHRNTVSFGAGPHFCAGAWVSRCLIAEVVLPRVFARLPNLRVQPDAATPFGGWAFRGPLSVPVCWDAAG
- a CDS encoding Ohr family peroxiredoxin — encoded protein: MSVNVIYSTQAISKGGRNRSVETVDGSFFSAVSVPREIGGDDAPGVNAEQLFASGYAACFHGTMKFITTQFAHLTVSDAASVTATVGVGPREQGGFGLQVDLRVALPDLDASSADELVRRTHEVCPYSNAIRDNVEVNVIVDAGAALIA
- the glgX gene encoding glycogen debranching protein GlgX → MSRVPDLARAHFGAARALSQPRLLRGRPWPLGASWDGTGVNFALFSAHADRVELCLFDDRGRREIARLTLPDNDGHVWHGYLPDAQPGLLYGYRVHGPYAPEQGHRFNPHKLLVDPYAKQLFGDVRWSNTQLGYRANSAQADLSFDRQDSQAGVPKGVVIDPSYHWGAHRRPDTPWQDTSIYEMHLRGFTMCHPAISETDRGRFAGLADRQVIDYLTSLGVTAVELLPVHAFVDDRFLVQKGLVNYWGYSTLNFFAPAQRYLGTHGLHDVKRAVARLHDAGIEVILDVVYNHTCEGNELGPTLSFRGVDNASYYRLLPDNPRYYINDTGCGNTLNTANPHVLRLILDSLRYWAEDMQVDGFRFDLATVLGREANGFDPNGGFFDAIRQDPVLSTRKLIAEPWDIGPGGYQLGHYPPPFAEWNDRFRDCARRYWSGDRTVMRELADRLLGSAGNFDHGRRLPSASINFVAAHDGFTLTDLVSYHHKHNDANGEENRDGHDANYSINHGCEGPTDDPMILAARAQHRRNLLATVFLAQGTPMLLAGDEVGHSQSGNNNAYCQDNGVTWRNWHSEDTDMLSFTRRLIALRRAHPSLSQRRFLHGETHPDAALPDVSWFAPNGEAMAPDAWHEGVAVGLLLAGDADADATGQRAPQPLLVLINGGDATTRWHLPVHTGRWLCVLHTDSAHWREPASAAVTDGAVPLPGRSVAVYRLHGDTTR
- a CDS encoding glycogen/starch/alpha-glucan phosphorylase, with the protein product MSTGQHQEQDAPTVDALKQRIQRHLDHTLGADADTANYRAWWTATCMAVNELVFDGLRATHQRHRTLDTRAVNYLSLEFLMGRLLSNNLHNLHLFDTARDALAACGHDLDAILEEEPDMALGNGGLGRLAACYLDSLATLDYPAIGYGIHYEHGLFRQEFHRGVQIERPDEWREYGNPWEVCRPESVQEIPLYGHVAIEHDDLGRPHKVWHPGLVIRGVPWDVPVVGYGGKTVNVLRLWESRASQHFDWDAFNAGAYADAQAEQTRASTVSKVLYPNDETEAGKELRLIQQYFFSACSVKDILRRFRRTHDDWDELPEQAVIQLNDTHPTVAILELLRILVDDESLDFDHAFSIVRRVFAYTNHTLLPEALETWPVRLFERVMPRHLQLLYQINEAFLSRDVDARWPGDDSMKRKLSVIEEGHERKVRMGNLCVISAFKVNGVAAIHSELIKSDLFPEFHALWPEKLTNVTNGVTPRRWLKACNPQLADLLDQTVGDGWPTDLGLLRTLEDHADDPLFQRRFLEIKQQNKRALCDVIRESTGVEVNPTALFDVQIKRLHEYKRQHLNLLHILTLYHRILANPDHDIHPRVFLFGAKAAPGYRLAKDIIYAINRVAERINQDERVGDKLKVVFLPNYRVSLAEKMIPAADVSEQISTAGKEASGTGNMKLAMNGAVTVGTLDGANIEIAEEVSADNIFIFGLTVNEVKALNAKGYNPWHHYHANAELRAVLDWLGGDFFCPDNPGALASIRHSLLDAGDPYLCLADYESYVKAHEAVDTAFRDRKRWARMAILNTALTGKFNSDRSIEDYVRGIWHLDRVDARSALPDRIAS